In the Enterococcus saigonensis genome, one interval contains:
- a CDS encoding ABC transporter permease: MNFFKRAYQSLWAKKGRSILLIAVFSAILIFVLAGLTIKSAAEVASENAKKSIGATVTLTTNREKMFEQHKTSEGEDSRPEPGNFEMTPVKIEDAKKIAALSGVKDYSFEVSTSAAKSTGIEPISTEENQDQEDKEDESEEENGFSMPAGGKIEKISQGDFQITGVSTSETYNSFAQGTAKIIEGQSITTEDESSNNVLIESALAKANGLAVGDTFKLKDSDDKAVTLKIKGIYETSDSGTSMGMRFNFMNPANTIFTSYTLANRLKGSESTDTIDSALYNLSDPKNMDSFVAKANKLIDTDTYSIQTNDQMYQQMAQPLDNVAKFAQNIIILVALAGIIILTLIVMLTIRERRYEIGVLLSLGEARVKVILQFFTEIFICMLFALLLATASGNLVGNVVGNQLLEQQNQTTQVASNQPAANQNRGARPEEAPGKQNGKFASMMTSNKAVQELKIKVSPTEIASLVGMGLLISMGAILLASIGIFRLNPKEILVS, from the coding sequence ATGAATTTTTTTAAGCGCGCTTATCAGAGCCTGTGGGCTAAAAAGGGGCGAAGCATATTATTAATTGCGGTCTTTTCAGCAATTCTAATTTTTGTATTAGCTGGATTGACAATTAAAAGTGCGGCTGAGGTTGCAAGTGAAAATGCCAAAAAAAGTATTGGCGCAACTGTGACTTTGACTACAAATAGAGAAAAGATGTTTGAGCAACACAAAACGAGTGAAGGGGAAGATAGTCGTCCAGAACCAGGTAATTTTGAAATGACGCCCGTCAAAATAGAAGATGCAAAAAAGATAGCTGCTTTAAGCGGTGTGAAAGATTATTCATTTGAAGTGAGCACTTCTGCTGCGAAATCCACTGGAATAGAGCCAATCTCGACTGAGGAAAACCAAGATCAAGAAGATAAGGAAGATGAATCGGAGGAAGAAAATGGTTTTTCTATGCCAGCTGGAGGAAAAATAGAAAAGATTAGCCAAGGAGACTTTCAAATCACCGGCGTTTCAACTAGTGAGACCTATAATAGTTTTGCACAAGGAACAGCAAAAATTATAGAAGGTCAAAGCATTACCACTGAAGATGAAAGTAGCAATAATGTTCTGATTGAATCAGCGCTGGCTAAAGCAAATGGGCTAGCAGTTGGAGATACTTTCAAACTCAAAGATAGTGATGACAAAGCCGTCACGCTTAAAATAAAAGGAATCTATGAAACCAGTGATAGTGGTACAAGTATGGGAATGCGCTTTAACTTTATGAATCCAGCAAATACAATTTTTACTTCCTACACCTTAGCCAATCGGTTAAAAGGTAGCGAGAGCACAGACACCATTGATTCAGCACTTTACAATTTATCTGATCCAAAAAATATGGACAGTTTTGTTGCAAAAGCTAATAAATTAATTGATACCGATACCTATAGCATTCAGACGAATGATCAAATGTATCAGCAAATGGCGCAGCCATTAGATAATGTGGCAAAATTTGCGCAAAATATTATTATTCTCGTAGCGTTAGCCGGTATTATTATTTTGACCTTGATTGTCATGTTAACCATTCGCGAACGCCGGTATGAAATAGGAGTGCTGCTTTCATTAGGAGAAGCACGCGTAAAAGTCATTTTACAATTTTTCACAGAAATTTTTATTTGCATGTTATTTGCTTTATTGCTTGCGACAGCAAGCGGCAATCTGGTTGGAAATGTTGTGGGAAATCAATTACTTGAACAACAAAATCAGACTACCCAAGTGGCAAGTAACCAACCAGCCGCAAATCAAAATAGAGGCGCTAGGCCAGAAGAAGCACCAGGAAAACAAAATGGCAAGTTCGCTAGCATGATGACGTCAAATAAAGCTGTCCAGGAATTGAAGATTAAAGTTTCACCGACTGAAATAGCAAGTCTTGTGGGTATGGGACTTTTAATCAGTATGGGGGCCATTTTATTAGCAAGTATTGGTATCTTTCGTCTTAATCCTAAAGAGATTTTAGTATCTTAA
- a CDS encoding sensor histidine kinase — protein MNTELSKKQRRQFFLVNAGAFALIFLLLGFIVLQLLQSSAYKQTDESLKNTSQDNRVITMEISRLQTDNPFLAPKNNDFPPATTRNNRFNSQIILWSAEGKILNKAVLGARFAELQNLQLSKKNLNTIQALSVKSGNQTLHFRSIMRKLTTPQEDVAYVQLLENTDQIDESLQTFQTILIMCMIVFWLLSLAISYFISQKNMTPILLAWQKQQEFVENASHELRTPLTIIQNSLQKLFTTPNHTVLEESEVIAQALNETRRLNSLTTDLLTIARSDANETVLDLTTITPQPFIAQLTKPFQEIAQLDDKTFILENYASEKVIADEKKIHQLLVILLDNALKYTKAGDKITVLSQITHDNWLLEVRNTGANIADEDKNQIFQRFYREERSRNKNSGGFGLGLAIAQQIVKDHQGKISVHDLKPSGVIFRVKLPFKH, from the coding sequence ATGAATACAGAACTGTCAAAAAAACAACGCCGTCAGTTTTTCTTAGTAAATGCAGGTGCGTTTGCACTTATTTTTTTGTTATTGGGTTTTATCGTTTTACAACTATTGCAAAGTTCTGCTTATAAACAGACAGATGAATCCTTAAAAAACACTAGTCAAGATAATCGTGTCATTACTATGGAAATATCACGGCTACAAACAGATAATCCATTTTTAGCACCTAAAAATAATGATTTTCCACCAGCAACTACGCGAAATAATCGCTTCAATTCACAAATAATTCTTTGGAGCGCAGAAGGGAAAATTTTGAATAAAGCGGTTTTGGGCGCTCGTTTTGCAGAGCTGCAAAATTTACAATTAAGTAAAAAAAATCTAAATACTATTCAGGCTTTGTCCGTTAAAAGTGGTAATCAAACATTACATTTTCGCTCTATTATGCGTAAACTGACAACACCACAAGAAGACGTTGCCTATGTACAATTATTAGAAAACACCGATCAAATTGATGAATCATTACAGACATTCCAAACAATTTTGATTATGTGTATGATTGTTTTTTGGTTGTTATCTTTAGCAATCAGTTATTTTATCTCCCAAAAAAATATGACACCCATTCTATTAGCCTGGCAAAAACAACAAGAATTCGTGGAAAATGCCTCCCATGAATTACGGACGCCACTGACCATTATTCAAAATAGTTTGCAAAAATTGTTTACCACACCCAATCATACTGTCTTAGAAGAGTCTGAAGTCATTGCACAAGCACTAAATGAAACAAGACGGCTAAATTCTCTTACGACTGATCTATTAACAATCGCCAGAAGCGATGCCAATGAAACAGTCCTTGACTTAACCACGATCACTCCTCAGCCTTTTATTGCACAATTGACCAAGCCTTTCCAAGAGATTGCACAGTTAGATGACAAAACTTTTATTTTAGAAAACTACGCGAGTGAAAAAGTTATCGCAGATGAAAAAAAAATCCATCAACTACTAGTTATTTTATTAGACAATGCCTTGAAATACACAAAAGCTGGAGATAAAATTACAGTTCTTTCTCAGATTACACATGACAATTGGCTTTTAGAAGTTCGTAATACTGGGGCAAATATTGCAGACGAAGATAAGAACCAAATTTTTCAACGTTTTTACCGAGAAGAACGTTCTCGCAATAAAAACAGTGGTGGTTTTGGCTTAGGACTAGCTATTGCACAACAAATTGTCAAAGACCATCAGGGTAAAATTTCCGTTCACGACTTAAAGCCAAGCGGGGTTATTTTCAGAGTCAAACTCCCTTTTAAACATTAA
- a CDS encoding response regulator transcription factor, whose protein sequence is MLKLLVIEDEQTLSDNIKEIIQPLGEITQAFDGEVGLFEAQSNIYDLILLDLMLPGLNGYEVLAQLRTQNIQTPVLILTAKDGIDDKVTGFQKGADDYLTKPFYREELLLRVKALLKRSLGLYEENILTYGPISCNLQSKQVLFQNDVLAVQGKEFELLIYFIQNKGVILTKEQIFDRIWGFDSDTTLTVVEVYMSHLRKHLKPTGIANDFKTLRNVGYLLQE, encoded by the coding sequence ATGTTGAAATTACTGGTTATAGAAGATGAACAGACCTTATCTGACAATATAAAAGAAATCATTCAGCCACTAGGGGAAATCACGCAGGCCTTTGATGGGGAGGTTGGGCTGTTTGAAGCCCAAAGTAATATTTATGATTTAATCTTATTGGATTTAATGCTACCTGGGTTAAATGGTTACGAAGTGTTGGCACAATTACGGACACAAAATATTCAAACACCCGTTTTAATCTTAACAGCTAAAGATGGTATTGATGATAAAGTTACTGGTTTTCAAAAAGGAGCAGACGATTATTTGACGAAACCTTTTTATCGCGAAGAATTATTATTACGGGTAAAAGCACTATTAAAACGTTCCCTTGGTTTATATGAAGAAAACATACTGACATATGGACCAATTAGCTGCAATTTACAAAGTAAACAAGTCCTTTTTCAAAACGATGTGCTAGCAGTTCAAGGCAAAGAATTTGAACTCCTCATATATTTCATTCAAAACAAAGGTGTAATTTTGACAAAAGAACAAATTTTTGATCGTATTTGGGGATTTGATTCGGATACAACGCTAACGGTGGTAGAAGTTTATATGAGTCACCTCCGTAAACATTTAAAACCAACAGGTATAGCTAATGATTTCAAGACCCTACGCAATGTCGGCTATTTATTGCAAGAGTAG